The genomic segment GGCCCGGCTGCACGACGAAGCGCATGTCGACCCCCCGGGCGCGTGCCTTGTGGTAGGCCTCCGTCGCGGCACCGGCCACGCTGTCATCCGACAGGAGCGACTCGCTCAGGTCGACGACCACGCGCTGCGCTCCGGACCGCAGCAGGTCGTCGACCGATTCCTGGAATTTCTTCTCCGGCTCTCCCGCAGAGAATTTCCCCCGCACGTGCAGGACCTGCCATTCGGCCATGGAGC from the Candidatus Polarisedimenticolia bacterium genome contains:
- a CDS encoding STAS domain-containing protein; translation: MTGLSWLRRRGPYHIETRSMAEWQVLHVRGKFSAGEPEKKFQESVDDLLRSGAQRVVVDLSESLLSDDSVAGAATEAYHKARARGVDMRFVVQPGRAGGYYHMAGLEMTIPTFSRLNGAIDI